The Mangrovimonas cancribranchiae nucleotide sequence ATGAATTGGAACACATTCAAAAGAAAAATCTTGACAGCATTTTAAGCCATGCCGCGAAAACGGTGCCTTATTATAAATCATTATCGTATTCCTCGCTTGCAGACTTTCCTATTTTAACAAAAGATATTTTAAGGAGTCATAAAAATGATTTGGTTTCAAGTGATTTTGATATTACATCGTTAGACAAACATCATAGTAGCGGTAGTACAGGTATACAATCGTTTACTTATATGACCCAAGAACACACCTTTTATTTAAGAGCCTTACAAACACACTGGTGGCGTTGGAGTGGTTATAATTTTGGAGATTATTTACTACAGTTTGGTATTTCACAAAAACGCCCATTGCTTAAAAAATTAAAAGACTTTTTTTATAGATGTTACTACAACAAGGCCTTTGGAATATCTGAAACAACTTTGAGACACATCCTAAAAAACATTAGCAAAAAAAAAGGCATTTACATTGCTGGTTATCCTTCGGTTATTAATCAATTGGCAATGGTTGAAAACAATCTTAAATTAACGCCTAATGTTTCTGGTATTATTTGTTTTGGCGATAAATTATTTAATCATTATACAACCAATATTAAGCAAGCTTTTGGTGACTCGGTTACTATAATAGACACTTATGGTTGTGCCGAAGGTTTGCTTATGGCCTGTAAATATGATTTAGAGCATTACTACATTATGTCGCCTCATGTTGTTTTAGAAGTTGTTGATGATAACGGAACCCCTGTAAAAGATGGTGAAATGGGACATGTTTTGGTGACTTGCTTAACTAACAAAGCAATGCCTTTAATACGATACAAACTTGGAGATTTAGCCATTAAATTACCTAAAGAGCATTATCCAAAAAACCGAAAACTAAACTATCCGTTATTACAAAAGGTTGTCGGTCGGGAAACCGATATTATAAAAACCACAAAAAACATCACCCTTAATATACATAGTTTTACAGGTGTTTTGGAATATTATCAAGAGATTAAACAGTATAAGGTTATTCAAAATAGTTTAGAGTCTATTACAATTCAATATATCGCCGACTCCAATTTTAATGAAGCTTGTTTAGATGAGATTAAAACAAAACTAAATACATTAACCCAACAATGTTTAAATATCTATTTTGAAAAAGTCCCTTATATTGCTCCAACCAAATCTGGTAAACCTCAAATTATTGAATCTAATTTAAATAAATCATAAACATTACTATAGTTGCTGGAGCTCGACCAAATTTTAGAAAAACAGTTTCTAATGTGCTTAAAAAATAGTGTGATATTATAAATGAAAACCATCTGTATTTTAACCAGTTATTTTCCACCAGAAACAGGTGCTGCATCAAACCGTATAGCTCATATGGCTCATGGTTTAACAAAACAAGGCTATAATGTTACAGTAATTACACCGTTGCCTAACTATCCTACTGGCAAAGTGTTTAAACCGTTTAAAGGACGGTTTAAACACACTTCTATAGAAAATAATATCACCATTCATAGACTTTGGATATATGCAAGTAATTCTAAAAATAAAATAAAACGTCTTATAGCCATGCTTTCTTATAGTTTTAGTCTAGTGTGGTTTTTTCTTTTTAATAAACTTCCGCATAAAATCATTATACAATCACCACCGCTTTTAGTGGCTTTTACTTGTATGTTGTTTTTAAGAAAAAGCAAACATAAACTTATATTAAATGTAAGTGATTTATGGCCTATAGCTGGTTTGGAATTAGGAACTTTTAAAAAGAATTTGAGCTATCATATTCTAGAGAAAATCGAACATTATAACTACAAAAAAGCTGATTTAATTTTAGGTCAAAGCAATGAGATTTTATCACATATAACATCTATTCAGGCCAAAAAGGAAACCATTTTATATAGAAATTATCCCGATTTTGAACCACCTAAAATTGATAAAAAACACGTATCAAAAGGGAAAATAAAAATAGTATATGCTGGCTTATTGGGTCACGCTCAAGGCATATATAAACTGTGTCAGAAACTAGATTATACTAACATTGAATTCCATATTTACGGTATGGGTGCTGAACAACAAAAGATTGAAGCTTATATTTCAAAGCATAAGGAGTTATCTATTTTTTATCACGGTGGCGTTTCTCGTGAAGAGCTTCATGTGGCTTTAAAGACATATGATCTCACTATTATTCCTCTATTAAATAGAATTTATGGTTCTGTGCCTTCAAAAATATTCGAGTATGCGAGACTTGGCTTACCTATGATTTATTTTGGTGGCGGCGAAGGTGAAACTGTTATTAAAAAATATGCTTTAGGCTGGATTGCAGAATCTGGTAATTACAACCATTTAAATCGTGTTATTAATTCAATATCCTTATCGCAAATAAACTCAAACGTTAAAAGTGATATCCAAAAACAGGCATTAACACATTTTGATTTTAAACAGCAGCTTAAAAAGCTCTCCAAAGCTCTTTAATAAGCTTTTTCTTCTCCTTTAATCGCGTTTATAAAGGTTTTGTAAATAATTTTTAAATCAAGGAAAATTGACCAGTTTTCTATGTAAAAAATATCAAACTTTACACGACCTATTATGTCTTTTTCAGTTTCAACCTCTCCTCGAAAACCACTTATCTGTGCTAAGCCTGTAATACCTGGTTTAACAAAATGGCGCACCATAAACTTATCTATTTTCTTGGCATACATATTTGTATGACTTACCATATGAGGTCTTGGCCCAACAACCGACATGTCGCCAAACAACACATTAAAAAATTGTGGTAATTCATCAATACTAGTTTTTCTAATAAAACGACCAACCTTAGTAACACGTTGATCCCCTCTAGTAGCTTGGTGTAAATGAGCATCTTTATTAGGTGTCATTGATCGAAATTTATAGCAATCGAACTCCTTATAATTAAACCCATTACGAGATTGCTTAAAAAACACAGGGCCTTTAGATTCTAATTTAATTAAAATAGCTATTATCGGTGTTAACCACGATAGAATAAAAATAATAACCATACTAGAAAATAGAATATCAAAGCCTCGTTTAATAACCAAATTGATAGAATCCTCTAGTGGTATATTCCTTAAAGACAATATTGGAATATAATCGTAATATTCATACTTAAGTTTTTTAGAATAAATCTCTTTATTATCAGGTAAAAACTTAAGAATTTTCAAGTTATTATCTGCAAAATCAACAACTTCGCTTATTTGGGAGTTTGACAATTCTGAAATAGAGCAATAAATTTCATCGATATCTTCCTCTTTAATATAATTAAAATAACCGCTTAAATCGACATTTTTTTTATCGCTAAAACTAAAGGTTTTTTTATGCACATACCCATATTCAGGGTTTTTATTAAAAAAATCTTGTAGTGCCAACGTTTTTTTATTCTCTCCAAAAATTACTGTACGTCTATAATTACCACCAAAAGCTGTTCGATACTTTTGGAGTAAATAATATAATGTGAATTTAAAAATTGTTATTAATAAAAATGAAGCAAAGACATATTTAAAAACCATATTGGGTTTAATCTCTAAATCGGTAAATAACCCAGAAAAAGCAAACACAATTAAGGTGAATAACACAAGCTGCCTAATAATTAAAGATAATATGGTAACCTCTCTCGTGTAACGATAAACTTCATAAAATTTAGAGGGAAAAGAAAGAACAATCCATGCTAAAGAAAAAAACAAAATAAACAACAAAGGGTTTATTTCTTTAAAAAAATACAATAACCCCAAACCATGAATAATACTTAAATCTATTAAGTATGATATAGGTCTTATATATCCTGAGTACCTTCCGTGTTTTAATCCTGGCATATAGACTACTTAATAATATGTTTGGTAAAGTCTTTGTGTTCGC carries:
- a CDS encoding glycosyltransferase family 4 protein; its protein translation is MKTICILTSYFPPETGAASNRIAHMAHGLTKQGYNVTVITPLPNYPTGKVFKPFKGRFKHTSIENNITIHRLWIYASNSKNKIKRLIAMLSYSFSLVWFFLFNKLPHKIIIQSPPLLVAFTCMLFLRKSKHKLILNVSDLWPIAGLELGTFKKNLSYHILEKIEHYNYKKADLILGQSNEILSHITSIQAKKETILYRNYPDFEPPKIDKKHVSKGKIKIVYAGLLGHAQGIYKLCQKLDYTNIEFHIYGMGAEQQKIEAYISKHKELSIFYHGGVSREELHVALKTYDLTIIPLLNRIYGSVPSKIFEYARLGLPMIYFGGGEGETVIKKYALGWIAESGNYNHLNRVINSISLSQINSNVKSDIQKQALTHFDFKQQLKKLSKAL
- a CDS encoding undecaprenyl-phosphate glucose phosphotransferase, whose amino-acid sequence is MPGLKHGRYSGYIRPISYLIDLSIIHGLGLLYFFKEINPLLFILFFSLAWIVLSFPSKFYEVYRYTREVTILSLIIRQLVLFTLIVFAFSGLFTDLEIKPNMVFKYVFASFLLITIFKFTLYYLLQKYRTAFGGNYRRTVIFGENKKTLALQDFFNKNPEYGYVHKKTFSFSDKKNVDLSGYFNYIKEEDIDEIYCSISELSNSQISEVVDFADNNLKILKFLPDNKEIYSKKLKYEYYDYIPILSLRNIPLEDSINLVIKRGFDILFSSMVIIFILSWLTPIIAILIKLESKGPVFFKQSRNGFNYKEFDCYKFRSMTPNKDAHLHQATRGDQRVTKVGRFIRKTSIDELPQFFNVLFGDMSVVGPRPHMVSHTNMYAKKIDKFMVRHFVKPGITGLAQISGFRGEVETEKDIIGRVKFDIFYIENWSIFLDLKIIYKTFINAIKGEEKAY